One window of the Alligator mississippiensis isolate rAllMis1 chromosome 5, rAllMis1, whole genome shotgun sequence genome contains the following:
- the VCAM1 gene encoding vascular cell adhesion protein 1, whose product MARTVPSVTVLFLMFMTAKAFELEIIPGVKVAAQIGGKLLLICRTSGCESPVFSWRTQLDSPLGGTVSNEGSTSNLTMNPVTFENDHAYLCSAHCGSKKKEKGIKVELYSFPSDPVIMISKPLYAGEKSSIICKIPNVYPADRLVIQLQKEGELPSRKEFYDDPSDKTTETKWMWYHFTPTIEDTGKEITCMAELPIAEMEFEPKKRQTSEKLIVTFGPQNTAITVSPNATVEVGSTVVLYCMSESNPPAKILWGKRQDDKSVRHIMENHTLTIPHAQLSDSGLYICEAINAAVNKTQRTTVSISIQVPPKDTMLLAFPSDAVKEGDSVTISCTSTGNPAVHIVLKKKMGDVDQVLDSEGGNYTIDRAQMEHAGVYKCESRNELGQQFQNITLNVKVPPQNTTVLIYPSESVNEGVNVTITCTTYSNPPPEIILKKVYPYNKTILSSKNGTFTLYNVTRNDTGKYLVNVSNEAGTDIEVIEIAVIGRTVEPEYVKPVIIVLSCLSVLTIPAVAVLVYQSRKGKINGSYHVANAPGPKV is encoded by the exons ATGGCAAGAACAGTTCCATCAGTGACGGTCCTTTTTCTGATGTTCATGACTG CTAAAGCTTTTGAACTGGAGATCATACCTGGAGTCAAAGTTGCTGCTCAGATTGGAGGTAAATTGCTGCTGATCTGCCGTACTTCTGGCTGTGAGTCCCCAGTTTTCTCTTGGAGAACTCAACTAGACAGCCCCCTAGGAGGGACGGTGAGCAATGAGGGAAGCACCTCCAACTTGACCATGAATCCTGTTACCTTTGAGAATGACCATGCTTACCTCTGCAGTGCCCATTGTGGATctaagaaaaaagagaagggcATCAAGGTTGAACTTTACT cttTCCCCAGTGATCCTGTCATTATGATCAGCAAGCCGCTCTATGCTGGGGAAAAGAGCAGTATCATTTGTAAAATTCCTAACGTATATCCTGCTGACCGCTTAGTGATACAGCTGCAGAAAGAAGGAGAACTTCCTTCCAGGAAAGAATTTTATGATGACCCAAGTGACAAAACCACAGAGACAAAATGGATGTGGTATCACTTTACCCCCACCATTGAAGATACTGGGAAAGAGATTACTTGTATGGCTGAATTACCAATTGCTGAAATGGAGTTTGAACCCAAGAAAAGACAAACATCAGAGAAACTGATTGTCACTT TTGGCCCACAAAATACTGCCATCACCGTGTCTCCAAATGCAACAGTGGAGGTAGGGAGCACTGTGGTTCTCTATTGTATGAGTGAGAGTAATCCACCAGCAAAAATACTTTGGGGAAAACGGCAAGATGATAAAAGTGTTCGGCACATTATGGAAAACCACACCCTTACCATTCCACATGCCCAGCTAAGTGATTCGGGGCTGTACATCTGTGAAGCTATCAATGCGGCAGTGAACAAAACTCAGAGAACAACAGTCTCCATTTCTATACAAG TTCCACCAAAAGACACAATGCTTTTGGCTTTTCCTTCAGATGCTGTAAAAGAAGGTGACAGTGTTACCATCTCTTGCACATCTACAGGCAACCCAGCTGTTCATATTgtcttgaaaaagaaaatgggGGATGTGGACCAGGTGCTTGACTCTGAAGGTGGCAACTATACCATAGACAGGGCTCAGATGGAACATGCAGGAGTGTACAAATGTGAATCCAGGAATGAACTAGGACAGCAGTTTCAAAACATAACACTTAATGTCAAAG ttcctCCTCAAAATACTACAGTGTTAATATATCCATCAGAATCTGTCAATGAAGGGGTAAATGTCACTATTACATGTACAACCTATAGTAACCCACCACCAGAGATAATCCTGAAAAAGGTCTATCCATACAATAAAACCATCCTGTCATCAAAGAATGGAACCTTTACACTATATAATGTCACCAGAAATGATACAGGAAAATACTTGGTTAATGTTTCCAATGAGGCTGGAACTGACATTGAAGTGATTGAGATAGCTGTTATAG GAAGAACAGTTGAACCAGAATATGTGAAGCCTGTGATTATTGTGCTCTCTTGTTTATCAGTGTTGACAATACCTGCGGTTGCAGTACTGGTCTACCAGTCAAGAAAAGGAAAGATAAATGGATCCTACCATGTTGCAAATGCACCAGGACCAAAAGTGTAA